A region from the Rosa rugosa chromosome 6, drRosRugo1.1, whole genome shotgun sequence genome encodes:
- the LOC133717986 gene encoding protein PYRICULARIA ORYZAE RESISTANCE 21-like has protein sequence MGENKVTIMILKVDLQCEKCYRKVKKVLCKFPQIRDQTYDEKNNVVIIKVVCCSPEKIRDKLCCKGGGAIKSIEIKEPEKLKPRSRDDKSKQTLAAGKTKDAKDVSKEKQKEDKPEDGEKPKDESKQRRAPVTSCPPRPVNPCCMDCYGGRPGGPCETRLPRRPVNPCCMDCYEGRPGGPCETGYGYGRPAPYIQYDGYYGRPVYDSYGAGRSYTTSYCVTRPDCFSEENPQACAIM, from the exons ATGGGGGAAAATAAG GTGACTATAATGATTCTGAAGGTAGACCTTCAGTGTGAAAAATGCTACAGGAAGGTCAAAAAAGTTCTCTGTAAATTCCCTC AAATACGAGACCAGACGTACGACGAGAAGAACAACGTGGTGATCATCAAAGTGGTCTGCTGTAGTCCTGAAAAGATCAGGGACAAGCTATGCTGCAAAGGAGGTGGCGCCATTAAGAGCATCGAGATCAAAGAGCCCGAGAAGCTCAAGCCTCGTTCTAGGGATGacaaatccaaacaaacacTAGCTGCAGGTAAAACCAAAGATGCCAAGGACGTGTCTAAAGAGAAACAAAAGGAAGATAAGCCCGAAGACGGCGAGAAGCCGAAGGATGAGTCGAAGCAGAGGCGTGCTCCGGTTACTTCTTGTCCTCCGCGGCCGGTGAACCCGTGTTGTATGGATTGTTATGGAGGGCGTCCTGGTGGTCCCTGCGAAACTCGCCTTCCGCGGCGGCCGGTGAACCCGTGTTGTATGGATTGTTACGAAGGGCGTCCTGGTGGTCCCTGCGAAACTGGGTATGGTTACGGTAGGCCTGCCCCTTACATACAGTACGATGGCTACTATGGAAGGCCGGTCTATGATAGTTACGGCGCTGGGAGGAGCTATACTACTAGTTACTGCGTGACCCGCCCCGATTGTTTCAGTGAAGAAAATCCCCAAGCGTGCGCCATCATGTAA
- the LOC133718597 gene encoding F-box/kelch-repeat protein At3g23880-like, protein MADGGFHKRALTSVTDLDGVPDEILARLPVKTLMRFRCVCKPWRALISQSHFVTKHFNYASKGFTENTSSLLISMSPVRYCEASMDLSLDCEALKDLNDDGDAHLAIRKLEFPVMFPNSSRRKIVGSCNGLICVEIDEKDMVLWNPCTGQSNLLPKPTSKLCGVGYDLTMKFSGFGYDSTNDDYKVVRGYSFRVAGSKETVVQVFSLKSGSWRTHEGLSYLRLVGPGCFSNGALHWAETIFNDFRPPALRTISFDLAEEKFQEMLPLPSQAGNRYSFIPGDCFGVYTYDYLHNEIFRFRIWIMKEYRVQESWTEVGSLDILREDSGFSLVMLLCILENGEGLIVQTCDFQSLVLYSFKEQTFRNVVRTHNEWKSDAVIYKETLVSPVTSGIAVI, encoded by the coding sequence ATGGCGGACGGCGGCTTTCATAAGCGAGCTCTTACCAGTGTCACCGACCTCGACGGCGTCCCTGATGAAATACTGGCAAGGCTACCGGTCAAAACTTTGATGCGATTTCGCTGCGTCTGCAAGCCATGGCGTGCTCTCATCTCCCAGTCTCACTTTGTCACCAAGCACTTCAACTACGCAAGCAAAGGCTTCACCGAGAACACCTCCAGCCTCTTGATATCAATGAGTCCCGTCAGATACTGTGAAGCATCCATGGATTTATCCCTAGACTGTGAGGCATTGAAGGACTTGAACGATGATGGAGATGCTCATCTTGCAATTAGAAAGCTCGAGTTTCCGGTAATGTTCCCTAATTCCAGTCGTAGAAAAATTGTGGGTTCTTGCAATGGGCTGATTTGTGTAGAAATTGACGAGAAAGACATGGTGTTATGGAACCCTTGTACTGGACAATCCAATTTGTTGCCAAAACCTACTTCGAAGCTTTGCGGAGTTGGTTATGATCTCACTATGAAGTTTTCCGGATTTGGTTATGATTCCACTAATGATGATTATAAGGTAGTGAGAGGATACAGTTTTAGAGTTGCGGGTTCTAAGGAAACCGTGGTTCAGGTTTTTAGTTTAAAATCGGGTTCATGGAGGACCCATGAGGGTCTTAGTTACTTGCGCTTGGTAGGGCCAGGGTGCTTCTCAAATGGTGCTCTGCATTGGGCAGAGACCATATTCAATGATTTTCGTCCACCAGCTTTAAGGACTATCTCTTTTGATTTAGCGGAGGAAAAGTTTCAGGAGATGCTTCCGTTGCCCTCTCAGGCTGGTAATAGATACAGCTTTATTCCTGGAGATTGTTTTGGTGTATATACATATGACTATCTACACAATGAGATCTTCAGGTTTAGAATATGGATAATGAAGGAATATAGGGTCCAAGAATCGTGGACTGAAGTTGGTTCTTTAGATATTTTACGTGAAGATTCTGGATTCTCACTCGTGATGCTTCTGTGCATATTAGAGAATGGTGAAGGTTTGATCGTCCAGACATGTGATTTTCAGTCCTTGGTATTATATAGCTTCAAGGAACAGACATTTAGGAATGTTGTTAGGACCCACAACGAATGGAAATCTGATGCAGTCATTTACAAGGAGACTTTAGTTTCACCAGTCACCAGTGGTATTGCAGTCATCTAA